The sequence ACCGATACTTGAAAGTGTTGATCATTGTATAGCCGAACATGACTTTTTTGGTTCGGTTATGTCTTCTCTAGTGGGAGAAAATGTTGAAGAATGTCTTTAATTGATTACTTGAAGGATCCAAGCAAAAGTGTTGATAGAAAGATTCGACGACAACCTTTCAAATCTGCATTGTTGAATGATTATTTATATCGCTGAGTTGTAGATGGTTTACTTGTCAAATGCTTGAATTCAGATCAAGCAAAAATTGCTATGGGAGAAAgtacatgaaggcatatgtggcacACATCAATCAACACACAAGATAAAATGGTTattgaaagggaaaaaaaatgcaaaaaccaccccaaaagtcatttggattttgacttcccctAGAAGTTGCTTTGTtgcgaaccccccccccccaaaaaaaaaattggctttgttgcaaccccccccccccctccaaaaaaaaacaaaatcaaaaaaaataaaaaatctaaaaaaaactagagacaattcaaAGACAttttgttaatatttttttttcaaaaataatatccttgcgtcatatttcatggagagaaagttaaaaaaaagaaaaagaaaaatgtgcatctcatttattaactcatgttattttaactttatcatgtctaccattatttttcccacacatatcattgtttaagtaaactaataaaagtggtttcactaattttggggtgttatggattagttatgaattaatctatctgcaacacatttactcaatcctgcacgttacaataactatttcaagatttcatgtatttttagaagatagaggatcatgtaatagGACCAAataattggtttcatgatttttggattagtaaataattaactaagcatttaactcgaattaataaataagctgcatatttttctttttttttcaaacttcttctctgaaatatgatgcaaaggatattatttttgaaaaaaaaaatcacataaggtcttagaattatctctagttttttttagattttttaatttttttaatttgtggggggggggggggcaaagcTGAACGTAGGGggttgcaacaaaataacttcttcagggaagtcaaaatctaaatgactttaggggggtttgcatttttctCTTATTGAAAATAATTGGTTTCTATTGGCCTAGTATGCTTAATGATTATTTCAGGTATTATAAAGGGTGTGAAGCATGttaaaagtttggtgatattcaGTTAGTTCATGCTGCTATGATGCACCCTATTATCAAACCATGGCCGTTACGAGGATATGGTTTGGATTTTGTTGATCAAATACATCTTTCATCATCTAAAgttcattgtttttttttttgctactaATTATTTCACCAAATGGGTTGAAGTTGTTCCTCTCAAGAACATAACACCTAAGGAGATGATTAACTTTATACTGAagcatattgttcatagattcgTTATTCTGCAAACTTTAACTACGGATCAaggtacttcattcatgtcacaTCAAGTATGTGAATTTGCCGAGTCGTtgaaaattaagcttctcaattcatcTCTGTATTATGCTCAGGGTCATGGTCAGACCGAGtttagtaataaaattttgattatgcttatcaagaaaaaagaaaaagatagaggAATATTATAGAAGATGGCATGATGTTCTATCATATGCTTTATGGGCACATCATATATTTAGATATGGTGCTACTAAAGTAACACCGTACAAGCTTGTTTATGGATAATAAGTTATTTTACCTTTTGAAGTGAATCTTAATGCTTTGAGATTGGCTGAGCAGAATAACTTATCGGTTATAAattattatgatctaatgatAGATATGATTGATGAAATAACGGATGAAAGATTACAAGCTTTGAGGGAAACTGAGAAGGACAAATTAAGAGTAGCCAATGCTTATAATAAGAAGGTAAAGCAAAGTTATTTCAAATTAGGGATCTTGTATGGAAGACTATCCTACCGATTGGGTTAAAGGACAATAAGTTTGGCAAGAGAACTCCGAACTGAGAAGGTCCATACAGAGTTGTAAGTATCTTCCCCGAAAATTCCTATTTATTAGAAACCTTGCAAGGAGAGAAATTGCATAAAGCTATTAACGGACGATACTTAAAGAAATATTATCTTAGTGTGTGACAAAGTACTTAGATAAAACATAGCTGATACGTTGCTTACCAGCATTTTGAGGTACAACTGAGGATATTGTTTTATGTCAAACATGTCTGTTTACTAAAAACAGTGGCATATGTTGATAATAAGATTCGGTATCTATAATGATAATTACAATGATGATAATCTCAATGGGATATTGTTGGACCCGATCGAATACGTGGAAAGTGACCAGCAACCACGAGCACGACCAGTGACCAGCGACCAACGACCACGACCAGTGACCAAACGACCATGATCACCGACCACAGTGATCTTTGAACATGAATTTCGGCATTTGGTCTCTGGATAGGTGGAAGAATTGGATGGATTCGAGCACGTGGGTACATCGAGCGACTGGTCTCTAAGCAAGTAGTCAGACCCAGAAGGTAGTACGCGAGCAGATGTCCGGGTCAAGTATGTAGTCGAATCTAAGAAGGCTGAACTGCAATAAAGGATACTCGGGCAAATATATGGGAGTTTACATGGTTGActaggaaagatatgttagtcatagaaaGTTTAGAAATTAGAAAGTATGgtcgaatcatatctgtaaatgttgttcggtttgaattaggagtcctaaTCTTGTACTGCTAAGATCTgccgccctttaaatatgagagggtcatagCCGATTGAGAATCATCATCCAATCGTTCAAATACAATTTACATTACCTTTCGTTTTGCTTAGTTCACATAGTCTCATTCTCTTTTCCAATCTATATTGCTATCTGTTCTTGATCTTGACGACCAAGCACAAGCCGTCGGCCATCTGCGCTCTGACGGGGTCCCGTCCAAGCATGGATGATGACGAAGGTCCGACGACGCAGCACCACGACCAGAGTATCATGTGTGTTGCTTGCCggatattgcacacgaggtgttgGGTGTTTAGCGTGGCATTTTTTTGCGTCAATAGTACCATGCATAACTAAGGTCTTGATACTTGCCTCCAATAGTcaagagaaaaaagagcctCTTCCGAGGGGTTTAGatccccaccttatataggggtgatgtaccgACTCCTATATAGTCGTAGTCGATAaagagtcatttttcttgtAATCCAAATAGATAGATCTATCATAGATACAAGTATTCTCGAGTTAGGTAAGCAATCGAGGACTTTCTAGTATATACCTTATAAATTTCAGGCGTATCAGGTACCATGGATTCGGTTAAttaatatccggagttgttaagtatgcacacGGTATATTCCGTTCATATATGGTAtgctctttatatgtatataccctatagttagatatttaaCCAGACTGATGCTTCAAGATCGGAAACCAGCTAGACACTACGGAAAATCACTATTGCACAAAGCTTAAGAGCGAAAAATAGAAGCAATGGCAATAGCACGATGAAGCACCCTACACCATGGTGAAAACCACGGTAAGCACACACTTCTAGGACCTCCGGCCATCTACTTAATTCAGAATGACAAAGGCAAGAGGCCGTCCGACCTGGCAGCGGCGAACTTGGACCGTCACAAGGCGGCTCTGGTCATTAGACTCATTACCTCTTGTGATGTTTAGAACGTAAGCTCAGCGTAAACCGCTGCACTGACACGCTTAGCGACGTCCCCCAAAGTCTCCCATCTTCTCTCTGAATCATGATTACTCGGTCATGATCTCAAGAGCCAAGCATCATGGCGCCCGCACCTCGCTGCATTTGCTTAACACGGCGCATCAGCGCGGGTAGAGTCAGTCCTGCACTAATGGGTAGATCCTCCTACATGGTGGCGACGCGATCACGCGAAAGCTACCTCCATCATCGATCCATCCATCGATCGCATGCAGCACTCGCACCGGCTGCGTGAACGTGGTCGGTTGTCGTCGCTGTCGACGACGATTTCGACGCCCGAGTGGAGTGGCGTCGTTTTCCCTGCCCGTCCGGTCGAACCAAATCGGGCCGGGGCGCGGGGCGAAAGAGAGAACGGCAGAACAGAATCGCCATCAGGTGCGAGCAAAAAGGAGCGCGCCGTGCAGATTTGATGCGCCTGCCTGCCCGCCCGCCTCCAGCTTCGCCAGTGGCGCGTGCGTGCGGGCGACGACCACTTCTGACGAGTCCACGCGCACTCGCCGTCTCGTGCCGCCTGCGCGTCGATCGATGGAGCGGTGACGGCCGTGGTGCGCGTGTGTGGCGCACGGCCTAATTTTTGACGTGGTCCGGCCGTGCGGGCCACCGCACTGGTCGCACGGCTAGCCAGCGCTATATAAGCAGTGCGCGCGTCGCGTCGTCTCAAGCGCACGCTCTGGTCATTGGAGTTGCTTAGAGAGCGAGCCATAGCAGCTAGCTAGAGCCCCCATGGCCTCCATGGCGCGGTGTGCGCTGCCTCGTGGCTGCTGTCTCGCGGTTGTTCTCGCGCTAGCAGCTCTCGCATCTCCTCGCCGCctcggcgccgcggcggcggcggcggctgagagCAGCGGGCCGAACTGGCACGTCGTGAGCGTCAGCTCGCTGCTGCCGAGCGCGGTCTGCGCGTCTGGGAAAGGTAGGATTAGTCTACTTTCTTGTTGCACTCTTCCGTTGTCCACGAAAAatgagaaaatctacgatttaccatcgaataactactgattctacaatccatcatcgaataaattctatttacttctataccatcgaataaatatttcagttccttatatacCATCagcttccgatactaccctcgGCTGCACagttcatgaacagtatgaacagtacctgtgaataaaaaaatcacgaaaaatatgtcgatttttgtgcacgctctataattcataatcaaccggttttaactgtattcacctaaaaatactgtatagaattcaaactaaaattcttcaaaatgtactacttttgtaacttcttgcaatttttaagcctcataaaaatttacaaaaaatctgagaaaatttactaatattcctctaatgtaatgtaataatttctaaaattatctcccgcggtgaaaaaattagttctttgtaatgcacagtattacaaaagtagctcattttgagaaattttagtttgaattttacacagtatttttaggtgaatacagttaaaataggttgattatgaattatagagcatgcacaaaaatcgacatattttttttgactttttttattctcggatACTGTTCATAAACAGTATAGCAGAGGgcagtatcggaagccgatggcatataaaaaactgaaatatttattcgatggtatagaagtaaacagaatttattcgatggcggattgtagaatcagtagttattcaatggcgaatcgtagattttctcccACAATAGCACCGTATATCATCTACTGTGAATATGACATGTATGACCTGAAGCTTCGTGGTGGAACTTGGACCCAAATTCAGGGGTGATGGAGCTAAATGTGTTCTAACTGAATCATGGGTGCCGAGTCAATGAAATATAAGAGATTGGACTTAAAATACACTACAAATATGTAAGATTTATTAAATCAAAAGGAAAATACACtagaaaatacataaaatttgttgGGCCAGGACCTCGGCCCCTCTGACCACAACTATCATCCGTTCTGTTGAAGCTGCGTGTCATTAACACACAGATTGTATTTTTTAAGTTCTAACTCAgatgtttttttctttgtaaagGCATTGAAcaaatttattataattttaccCCTTTTTAGCGTAGTTGAAGTTGGGGGTTACATTGTACTCTGAAATTCTCTCCTGATGGTGCATCATTTGTCGTTCTTCCAAGTGAACACGTCAAGTACAAATGTTGTACTCTGAAATGaagttgaagatgctctaaCCCGTAACAGCCACTGTTAGGTTAAGAAAAGTAAATAAGAATACACCATGGGACGACATCCAACCGTAGAACAAGCACTTTTGCACACACAAAAAAACGCAGTCTGTCGTATTTTCACAACTACCTGAAACTGAAATTGTCAAGGGAAGAAAATTAAAAGCCGGCAACCGTTATCAAGGCGAAATACAACTTCACATCCCTTTACACATATGGCTAATCTCATACGTCCAATTTCTTTTATCTGATATTCATTAATTACCATTAATTTTCTCACatactttatgattttttttatctacccTTAAAACACAAATTTCAATGCAAATGAACTATGGTGATAAGCCTTACGTGCATATCCACGTGTGAAAATTTTCTTGTTCTGCTGTTTGGTCACTTTAACTGAAATAATGATCATGTTGTTTCTAAACTAGCGCTATCGTGTAACACCTTAAAACCTCTCTTAGAGGATGATACGATCCAAAAATGCAAATATACTGATGCATTCGTCTTGTGTTTTATTTTTATGACTTCCTATTGCTCGTTACATAGCTGCGGTAATTCTACAATGCCATCCCAATATTACTGCCTACACTTATTCAACTTCCAAAAAATTGCTTCGGTTGTACTGTACTAGTAGTTTCATTTGGTGGACTACGAATACAGAAGAAaaggatttgaaaaaaaaatatcaaaagtcAAGCAAAACCCTGCTCATTATCGTCCATGCTGTCCAGCAACCGCATCAAACTCGTCGGCTCTCAGCGTCGTGCACCGGCACGGCCCGTGCTCGCCGCTGCTGGCTCGCGGCGCCGCGCCGTCTCATGTCGAGATCCTGGACCGGGACCAGGACAGGGCCAACTCCATACACCGAAAGATCGCTGGCTCGTCGACGATCAACCCGGCACGTGCCTCGAAGAGCGTGTCGCTGCCGGCGCACTGGGGCATATCTCTTGGCACCGGCAACTACATCGTCTCGGTCGGCCTCGGGACGCCGGCGAGGGACTTCTCGGTGGTGTTCGACACCGGCAGCGACCTGTCGTGGGTGCAGTGCAAGCCGTGCAGGGACTGCTACAAACAGCAGGACCCGCTCTTCGACCCGGCGCAGTCGTCGACGTACTCCGCCGTGCCCTGCGGCGCGCAGGAGTGCCAGGAACTGGACTCGCAGAGCTGCTCGTCGGATAACAAGTGCCGGTACGATGTCGTCTACGGAGACCAGTCGCAGACCGACGGCGACCTCGTGCGCGACACGCTGACGCTGGCACAGTCCGACACGCTCCCGAGGTTTGTCTTCGGGTGCGGCGACGACGACACCGGGCTGTTCGGCAAGGCCGACGGGCTCTTGGGTCTCGGCCGCGAGAAGGTGTCGCTGGCCTCGCAAGCGGCGGCCAAGTACGGAGCGGGATTCTCCTACTGTCTGCCGTCATCGTCGAGCGCCACGGGATACCTATCCCTCGGCGCAGCCGCTCCGGCGGACGCGCGGTTCACGGCGATGGTGACCCGCAGCGACACGCCGTCGTTCTACTACCTCAACCTCCTCGGGATCAAGGTCGCCGGCCGCGCGATCAAGATCCCCCCGACCGTGTTCGCGACGGCCGGCACAATTATCGACTCGGGCACCGTGATCACCCGCCTCCCCTCGCGAGCCTACAAGGCGCTCCGGTCGGCGTTCGCGCGCTTCATGGGCAAGTACAAGAGGGCGCCCGC is a genomic window of Phragmites australis chromosome 17, lpPhrAust1.1, whole genome shotgun sequence containing:
- the LOC133897456 gene encoding aspartyl protease family protein At5g10770-like, giving the protein MASMARCALPRGCCLAVVLALAALASPRRLGAAAAAAAESSGPNWHVVSVSSLLPSAVCASGKATASNSSALSVVHRHGPCSPLLARGAAPSHVEILDRDQDRANSIHRKIAGSSTINPARASKSVSLPAHWGISLGTGNYIVSVGLGTPARDFSVVFDTGSDLSWVQCKPCRDCYKQQDPLFDPAQSSTYSAVPCGAQECQELDSQSCSSDNKCRYDVVYGDQSQTDGDLVRDTLTLAQSDTLPRFVFGCGDDDTGLFGKADGLLGLGREKVSLASQAAAKYGAGFSYCLPSSSSATGYLSLGAAAPADARFTAMVTRSDTPSFYYLNLLGIKVAGRAIKIPPTVFATAGTIIDSGTVITRLPSRAYKALRSAFARFMGKYKRAPALSILDTCYDFTGYATVQIPSVELVFTGGATVSLDFSGVLYVSKVSQACLAFASNGDDTSIGILGNTQQRTLAVVYDVANQKIGFAAKGCS